The following coding sequences lie in one Azospirillum humicireducens genomic window:
- a CDS encoding NYN domain-containing protein, translated as MFYKEERLALFIDGANLYAAARSLGFDIDYKRLRDGFAGEGRLVRAFYYTALVEDQEYSPIRPLVDWLDYNGYTMVTKPTKEFTDASGRRKIKGNMDIELAIDVMEMADHVDHILLFSGDGDFRRLVEAVQRKGVRFSVVSTVRSQPPMVADELRRQADNFIELQELAPFIARTHHHREQAPSHHDTQSGPTMYDPDDRG; from the coding sequence TTGTTTTACAAGGAAGAACGTCTCGCCCTTTTTATTGACGGCGCAAACCTTTACGCCGCCGCGCGTTCATTGGGGTTCGACATTGATTACAAGAGGTTGCGGGACGGCTTTGCCGGGGAAGGGCGCCTGGTACGCGCCTTCTACTATACGGCGCTCGTCGAGGATCAGGAATATTCCCCAATCCGGCCGCTGGTCGACTGGCTCGACTACAACGGCTATACCATGGTGACCAAGCCGACCAAGGAATTCACCGACGCGTCCGGCCGGCGCAAGATCAAGGGCAACATGGACATCGAACTGGCCATCGACGTGATGGAGATGGCCGATCATGTCGATCACATCCTGCTCTTCTCCGGCGACGGCGATTTCCGCCGGCTGGTTGAAGCGGTGCAGCGCAAGGGCGTCCGCTTCAGCGTCGTCAGCACGGTGCGCTCCCAACCGCCGATGGTGGCCGACGAGCTGCGCCGTCAGGCCGACAATTTCATCGAGTTGCAGGAGTTGGCTCCCTTCATCGCCCGCACCCATCATCACCGCGAGCAGGCTCCCTCCCACCACGACACCCAGAGCGGTCCGACGATGTACGATCCGGACGACCGCGGCTGA
- a CDS encoding glycosyltransferase, with product MMEMTGSRAPILGDLIARLHGPAGTGEALRDITEACDSARIAGLGGDVEAMAALEAATAALDPILRESALACVTGDLRRYLRILDMLDNVLDLAPLDGINQIYWSMQRQLFLMRMDFASVPDFVTERVLPFYERFLKQISLRLGLSPVARQADKPATGRVVIVTNQFLSDQHQPTRDLLAQAVRLQRDLGRTVLALNTNMMPDRYYSPFIPPFAAAVEESLSGDQTIQFGNDSVRLLSSTAPGITADKLNGFFSAVEQFDPDLVIAFGGSVIVADLLASARPLLCIPTTSGQTVSLADIVLDYGGRTAPPGEGRLARSWRPFRLGMALRQDEGPTNRAEFDLADDAFLYVVVGNRLDAEVDAAFLAILERVLDAVPHGEVLFAGPVDTLRGRLAASRHAASLRCLGHVERIGALLSLCDVFLNPRRTGGGGSAAQALASGLPILAFDSGDVASIAGPGFVVATNDSFVERAVALAADPSLLSGSREDARNRFAAVKQEESDRTQLPVYLNEAVDLYRMRS from the coding sequence ATGATGGAAATGACAGGTTCCCGCGCGCCGATCCTGGGCGACCTGATCGCCCGCCTGCATGGACCGGCCGGAACCGGTGAAGCGCTGAGGGACATCACCGAAGCCTGCGACTCCGCACGTATCGCGGGCCTCGGCGGCGATGTCGAGGCGATGGCGGCGCTGGAGGCCGCCACGGCCGCGCTGGACCCCATCCTCCGCGAGTCGGCGCTGGCCTGCGTTACCGGCGATCTGCGCCGTTACCTGCGCATCCTCGATATGCTGGACAATGTGCTCGATCTGGCGCCGCTGGACGGCATCAACCAGATCTATTGGAGCATGCAGCGCCAGCTGTTCCTGATGCGGATGGATTTCGCTTCCGTCCCGGACTTCGTGACCGAACGGGTGCTGCCGTTCTACGAGCGGTTCCTGAAGCAGATTTCGCTGCGCTTGGGTCTGTCGCCGGTCGCGAGACAGGCGGACAAGCCGGCGACCGGCCGTGTCGTCATCGTCACCAACCAGTTCCTGTCCGACCAGCACCAGCCGACCCGCGACCTGCTGGCCCAGGCGGTCCGGTTGCAGCGGGATCTGGGGCGGACGGTGCTGGCGCTGAACACCAACATGATGCCGGACCGCTATTACAGCCCTTTCATCCCGCCCTTCGCCGCCGCGGTGGAAGAGAGTCTGTCCGGCGACCAGACGATCCAATTCGGAAACGACAGCGTCCGCCTGCTGTCCTCCACCGCGCCCGGCATCACCGCCGACAAGCTGAACGGCTTTTTCTCGGCGGTCGAGCAATTCGACCCCGATCTGGTGATCGCCTTCGGCGGATCGGTGATCGTCGCCGACCTGCTGGCCTCTGCCCGGCCGCTTCTGTGCATTCCGACGACCAGCGGCCAGACGGTCTCGCTCGCCGACATCGTCCTGGATTACGGCGGCCGGACGGCTCCGCCCGGCGAAGGGCGGCTGGCCCGCTCCTGGCGTCCGTTCCGGTTGGGGATGGCGCTGCGGCAGGACGAAGGCCCGACCAACCGGGCCGAATTCGATCTGGCGGACGATGCCTTCCTGTATGTGGTCGTCGGCAACCGCCTGGATGCGGAAGTGGATGCCGCTTTCCTGGCTATCTTGGAACGGGTGCTGGATGCTGTCCCGCATGGCGAGGTCCTGTTCGCCGGCCCCGTCGATACGCTGCGGGGCCGTCTCGCCGCCTCCCGCCATGCCGCAAGCCTCCGCTGCCTCGGCCATGTCGAGCGCATCGGTGCCCTCCTTTCGCTGTGCGACGTCTTTCTCAATCCCCGCCGCACCGGCGGCGGCGGCAGCGCAGCCCAGGCGCTGGCATCCGGACTGCCGATCCTGGCCTTCGACAGCGGCGACGTGGCAAGCATCGCCGGGCCGGGGTTCGTCGTCGCTACCAACGACTCCTTCGTTGAGCGGGCGGTTGCGCTGGCGGCCGACCCGTCCCTGTTGTCAGGAAGCCGCGAAGATGCACGCAACCGCTTCGCCGCAGTGAAGCAGGAAGAATCCGACCGGACCCAACTTCCCGTCTATCTGAACGAGGCGGTCGATCTGTATCGGATGAGGAGCTGA
- the lptG gene encoding LPS export ABC transporter permease LptG has translation MYSSPTLSRYIGRQFIVWFCLLMMILLAIVLLLDTVELLRRAGTKPHVTFGLVVQMALLKLPEIGQQIFPFVILFAGMFTFWRLTRSAELVVARAVGVSAWQFLMPVMFAAAAIGVVKVTLINPVGAVFVAKYEQLQDRYLKLQSSTLNISRSGLWLRQTNEKEQFFIHSELVNPVTFELSNVIVFLFDADQNYLGRIDAPSAVLRDRKWELQDATLNRAKKDPELLDTYTIPTELDMATIEESFAPPETISFWELPRFIHTLETTGFPAVRHRLHYQSLLAQPFLFLAMVLFAAAFSLRLPRRGGTMAMVTGGVLTGFVLFVMTDVVRTFGMSETIPIIMAAWSPAGISLLLGTAALLHLEDG, from the coding sequence ATGTACTCCTCGCCTACGCTATCCCGTTACATCGGGCGGCAGTTCATCGTCTGGTTCTGCCTGCTGATGATGATCCTGCTCGCCATCGTGCTGCTGCTGGACACTGTGGAGCTGCTGCGCCGCGCCGGCACCAAACCGCATGTGACCTTCGGGCTGGTGGTCCAGATGGCACTGCTGAAGCTGCCGGAGATCGGCCAGCAGATCTTTCCCTTCGTCATCCTGTTCGCGGGCATGTTCACCTTCTGGCGGCTGACCCGCAGCGCCGAACTGGTGGTGGCGCGCGCGGTCGGCGTGTCGGCGTGGCAGTTCCTGATGCCGGTGATGTTCGCCGCCGCCGCCATCGGCGTGGTGAAGGTGACGCTGATCAACCCGGTCGGCGCGGTGTTCGTCGCCAAATACGAACAGTTGCAGGACCGTTACCTGAAGCTCCAGTCGAGCACGCTGAACATCTCCCGCTCCGGCCTGTGGCTGCGCCAGACCAACGAGAAGGAGCAGTTCTTCATCCATTCGGAACTTGTGAACCCGGTGACCTTCGAGCTGTCGAACGTCATCGTCTTCCTGTTCGACGCCGACCAGAATTACCTGGGACGCATCGACGCCCCCAGCGCCGTGCTGAGGGACCGCAAGTGGGAACTGCAGGACGCCACCCTGAACCGGGCCAAGAAGGACCCGGAGCTGCTGGACACCTACACCATCCCGACCGAACTGGACATGGCGACCATCGAGGAGAGCTTCGCCCCGCCCGAGACGATCTCCTTCTGGGAGCTGCCGCGCTTCATCCACACGCTGGAGACCACCGGATTTCCCGCCGTGCGCCACCGGCTGCATTACCAGTCGCTGCTCGCCCAGCCATTCCTGTTCCTGGCGATGGTGCTGTTCGCCGCCGCCTTCTCCCTGCGGCTGCCCCGGCGGGGCGGTACCATGGCGATGGTCACCGGCGGTGTGCTGACCGGTTTCGTGTTGTTCGTGATGACCGACGTGGTGCGCACCTTCGGCATGTCGGAAACGATCCCCATCATCATGGCCGCCTGGAGTCCGGCTGGAATCAGCCTGCTGCTTGGCACTGCGGCGCTGCTGCATCTGGAGGATGGCTGA
- a CDS encoding RelA/SpoT family protein, which produces MIRQYELVERVKAYDPNADEDLLNRAYVYSMKAHGSQTRASGDPYFLHPLEVAGILTQMKLDAGTIATALLHDTVEDTVATLEDIERVFGKEIARLVDGVTKLSRLELNSEQAKQAENFRKLVLAMSEDIRVLLVKLADRLHNMRTLFHLKKPEKRKRIARETIEIYSPLAERIGMHKIKDELDDLAFAELNPDARDSILAQLARLRSEGENRVQTIITELRELLASEGLPDATVSGREKSAYSIWRKLQRKNVSFEQLSDIMAFRITVGSVGECYQALGVVHAHYPVVPGRFKDYISTPKPNGYRSLHTGVIGPGRNRIEVQIRTQDMHEIAELGVAAHWAYKQDHQPRPNGGEYRWLRELLDILEHAQKPEEFLEHTKLELFQDQVFCFTPKGDLIALPRGATPVDFAYAVHSQVGDHCVGAKINGRMLPLRTQLQNGDQVDIVTSKAQTPVPGWERFVVTGKARARIRKFLRTQQRAQYMELGRGMLMRQFKAEGYEFTEKALEAATKIFQQPTVDDLMAGVGSGLHSVREVFHAVFPGHKAQAAPAVREMEESAPKQKAKARKESALPIRGLIPGMAVHYARCCHPLPGDRIVGIVTTGKGVTIHTIDCETLESFHESPERWIDVSWETGPDSPEEHVGRISVVIANEQGSLGTLFTVIGKNQGNVIHQKITNRSTDHFELLIDIDVKDAKHLTNIMAALRATPAIHSVERARGR; this is translated from the coding sequence ATGATCCGGCAGTACGAGCTTGTCGAGCGCGTAAAGGCGTATGATCCCAACGCCGACGAGGATCTCCTCAACCGCGCCTACGTCTATTCCATGAAGGCACATGGATCGCAGACGCGCGCGTCGGGCGATCCCTATTTCCTCCATCCGCTGGAGGTCGCCGGCATCCTGACCCAGATGAAGCTGGACGCCGGCACGATCGCCACGGCGCTGCTTCACGACACGGTCGAGGACACCGTCGCCACGCTCGAGGACATCGAGCGGGTGTTCGGCAAGGAAATCGCCCGGCTGGTCGATGGCGTCACCAAGCTGTCGCGGCTGGAGCTGAACAGCGAGCAGGCCAAGCAGGCGGAGAATTTCCGCAAGCTGGTGCTGGCGATGTCGGAGGACATCCGCGTCCTCTTGGTGAAGCTGGCCGACCGGCTTCACAACATGCGCACGCTGTTCCACCTGAAGAAGCCGGAAAAGCGCAAGCGCATCGCCCGCGAAACCATCGAAATCTACTCGCCCTTGGCCGAACGCATCGGCATGCACAAGATCAAGGACGAGTTGGACGACCTTGCCTTCGCGGAATTGAACCCGGACGCACGCGACAGCATCCTGGCCCAGCTGGCGCGTCTGCGCAGCGAAGGCGAGAACCGCGTCCAGACCATCATCACCGAGCTGCGCGAACTGCTGGCCTCCGAAGGGCTGCCGGACGCGACGGTGTCGGGGCGTGAGAAGTCGGCCTATTCGATCTGGCGCAAGCTGCAGCGCAAGAATGTCAGCTTCGAGCAGCTGTCCGACATCATGGCCTTCCGCATCACGGTCGGCTCTGTCGGCGAATGCTATCAGGCGCTGGGCGTTGTCCACGCGCATTACCCGGTCGTGCCGGGGCGCTTCAAGGACTATATCTCCACGCCGAAGCCCAACGGCTACCGCAGCCTGCACACCGGCGTGATCGGCCCCGGCCGCAACCGGATCGAGGTGCAGATCCGCACCCAGGACATGCACGAGATCGCCGAGCTGGGCGTCGCCGCCCACTGGGCCTACAAGCAGGACCACCAGCCCCGCCCGAATGGCGGCGAGTACCGCTGGCTGCGCGAGCTTCTGGACATTCTGGAGCATGCGCAGAAGCCGGAAGAGTTCCTGGAACACACCAAGCTGGAGCTGTTCCAGGACCAGGTCTTCTGCTTCACGCCGAAGGGCGACCTGATCGCTCTGCCGCGCGGCGCCACGCCGGTCGACTTCGCCTATGCCGTCCACTCGCAGGTCGGCGACCATTGCGTCGGGGCGAAGATCAACGGCCGCATGCTGCCGCTGCGCACCCAGCTGCAGAACGGCGATCAGGTCGACATCGTCACCTCCAAGGCGCAGACTCCGGTTCCGGGCTGGGAACGCTTCGTCGTCACCGGCAAGGCCCGCGCCCGCATCCGCAAGTTCCTGCGCACCCAGCAGCGCGCCCAGTACATGGAGCTGGGCCGCGGCATGCTGATGCGGCAGTTCAAGGCGGAAGGCTACGAGTTCACCGAAAAGGCGCTGGAAGCTGCCACCAAGATTTTCCAGCAGCCGACGGTGGACGATCTGATGGCGGGTGTGGGCTCCGGTCTGCATTCCGTGCGCGAGGTCTTCCACGCCGTATTCCCCGGTCACAAGGCCCAGGCCGCTCCTGCCGTCCGCGAGATGGAGGAGAGTGCGCCCAAGCAGAAGGCGAAGGCACGCAAGGAATCGGCCCTGCCGATCCGCGGCCTGATCCCCGGCATGGCCGTGCATTATGCCCGTTGTTGCCACCCGTTGCCCGGCGACCGCATCGTCGGCATCGTCACCACCGGCAAGGGGGTAACGATCCACACCATCGACTGCGAGACGCTGGAGAGTTTCCACGAATCGCCTGAGCGCTGGATCGACGTGTCGTGGGAGACCGGGCCTGATTCGCCGGAGGAGCATGTCGGCCGCATCAGCGTCGTCATCGCCAATGAACAGGGGTCGCTTGGCACGTTGTTCACGGTGATCGGCAAGAATCAGGGCAACGTCATTCATCAGAAGATCACGAACCGCAGCACCGACCATTTCGAGCTGCTGATCGACATCGACGTGAAGGATGCCAAGCATCTGACCAACATCATGGCCGCCTTGCGCGCCACCCCGGCCATCCATTCGGTGGAGCGGGCACGGGGACGCTGA
- a CDS encoding GNAT family N-acetyltransferase yields MTDTTVAIREARATDAAGMARVHVQSWRSTYPGLIPAQFLINLSEPPAAQRWAAIAEMRGPGQGAFVAVDVGGLIAAPDTIVGIASFGTRRVAVQGHAGEFHALYLLDDAKGYGIGRRLMAAMADRFLTAGIRSAAVWCLRDNPSRWFYERLGGIKVAERPIRFANTDLVEIAYGWRDLTPLARLSAGPEVR; encoded by the coding sequence ATGACGGACACCACGGTTGCAATCCGCGAGGCACGCGCGACGGACGCCGCCGGCATGGCCCGCGTCCATGTGCAGAGCTGGCGGTCCACCTACCCCGGCCTGATCCCGGCGCAATTCCTGATCAACCTGTCCGAACCGCCCGCCGCGCAACGCTGGGCAGCCATCGCCGAAATGCGCGGCCCCGGCCAGGGCGCCTTCGTCGCTGTCGATGTCGGCGGCCTGATCGCGGCGCCCGACACCATCGTCGGCATCGCCTCCTTCGGCACGCGGCGGGTCGCGGTACAGGGCCATGCGGGGGAGTTCCATGCTCTGTATCTGCTCGACGATGCAAAGGGTTACGGCATCGGGCGGCGGTTGATGGCTGCCATGGCCGACCGCTTCCTGACCGCCGGGATCCGCTCCGCCGCGGTGTGGTGCCTGCGAGACAACCCGTCGCGCTGGTTCTACGAAAGGCTGGGCGGGATCAAGGTGGCGGAACGTCCGATCCGTTTCGCCAACACCGATCTGGTCGAGATCGCCTATGGCTGGCGCGACCTGACGCCGCTTGCACGCTTGTCGGCGGGGCCGGAGGTGCGGTAG
- a CDS encoding peptidylprolyl isomerase, whose amino-acid sequence MSSLRAVRTTVAVATACALLALPAAAQSSKAAAGAAAPRTGDEAARPARAPGAEGIAAVVNDEVVSVSDVNARIRMALLNAGAAGNPETIQRLTPQVMRLLIDERLQMQEAKRLGVTVSAAEIDEAIKRIAEQNRLNGQQLQDMLKRQNVPVSTLKDQLRSLLAWQKVMQRRIRQEVVVGEDEVDAAMERLKANIGKPEYLVAEIFLAVDSPDQDDEVRRNADRLVEEVKRGGNFAALARQFSQSAGAASGGDLGWVRSGELSPEVDKALSGMRGGQLSAPIRTATGYHILLVRGQRPFGTSGGEVPMPAAQPAAPRPQPRPDLAKATVNMKQIIIPIESKEQAKAVKDQAEKLRKSIKSCADFQARAKETGMPESGDMGTMRVKDMAPGLQNLALGIPLGQASPVLMSQAAAVILIVCKRDVPMIQPPPEAQPAPPPPPAPTPIKEAKLPDREEVERDLINERAELLSRRYLRDLRRSAFIETRL is encoded by the coding sequence ATGTCGAGTTTGCGAGCCGTCCGGACCACCGTCGCCGTGGCGACCGCCTGCGCGCTTCTGGCCCTGCCCGCCGCGGCGCAGTCCAGCAAGGCGGCTGCCGGCGCCGCGGCGCCGAGGACGGGCGACGAAGCCGCCCGTCCGGCCCGCGCGCCGGGGGCGGAAGGCATCGCTGCGGTCGTGAATGACGAGGTGGTCTCGGTCTCGGACGTCAATGCCCGCATCCGCATGGCCCTGCTGAATGCCGGTGCGGCCGGCAACCCGGAGACGATCCAGCGCCTGACGCCGCAGGTCATGCGCCTGCTGATCGACGAGCGGCTGCAGATGCAGGAGGCCAAGCGCCTGGGCGTCACCGTTTCGGCCGCCGAGATCGACGAGGCGATCAAGCGCATCGCCGAACAGAACCGGCTGAACGGCCAGCAGCTCCAGGACATGCTGAAGCGTCAGAATGTGCCGGTCTCCACCCTGAAGGACCAGCTCCGCTCGCTGCTGGCCTGGCAAAAGGTGATGCAGCGGCGCATCCGCCAGGAGGTCGTCGTCGGCGAGGACGAGGTCGACGCGGCGATGGAGCGGCTGAAGGCCAACATCGGCAAGCCCGAATATCTGGTCGCCGAGATCTTCCTTGCGGTTGACAGCCCCGACCAGGACGACGAGGTGCGCCGCAACGCCGATCGTCTGGTGGAGGAGGTCAAGCGGGGCGGCAATTTCGCGGCGCTGGCCCGCCAGTTCTCGCAGTCCGCCGGCGCTGCGTCGGGCGGCGATCTCGGCTGGGTGCGCAGCGGTGAACTGTCGCCGGAAGTCGACAAGGCGCTGTCCGGCATGCGTGGCGGCCAGCTTTCGGCGCCGATCCGCACGGCCACCGGCTATCACATCCTGCTGGTGCGCGGCCAGCGGCCGTTCGGCACCAGCGGCGGCGAGGTGCCGATGCCGGCCGCCCAGCCGGCGGCCCCCCGTCCGCAGCCGCGGCCCGACCTGGCCAAGGCCACGGTCAACATGAAGCAGATCATCATTCCGATCGAATCCAAGGAACAGGCCAAGGCCGTCAAGGACCAGGCGGAAAAGCTGCGGAAGTCGATCAAGAGCTGTGCCGATTTCCAGGCGCGCGCCAAGGAAACCGGCATGCCGGAGTCCGGTGACATGGGCACCATGCGCGTCAAGGACATGGCGCCGGGCCTGCAGAACCTCGCGCTCGGCATCCCGTTGGGACAGGCCAGCCCGGTCCTGATGAGCCAGGCCGCAGCGGTGATCCTGATCGTCTGCAAGCGCGACGTGCCGATGATCCAGCCGCCGCCGGAAGCCCAGCCGGCCCCGCCCCCGCCGCCGGCGCCGACTCCGATCAAGGAGGCCAAGCTGCCCGACCGCGAGGAGGTGGAGCGCGACCTGATCAACGAGCGGGCCGAACTGCTGTCGCGCCGTTACCTGCGCGATCTGCGCCGTTCCGCCTTCATCGAGACGCGCCTGTGA
- the pdxA gene encoding 4-hydroxythreonine-4-phosphate dehydrogenase PdxA — protein MAALPGSSPLALTMGEPAGIGGDITLKAWAARHELAVPPFVVLDDPDRLSALAATLGMTVPVREVESPGEAVGLFNQALPVLPVRLDNPVVAGTPNPANGAAVIASIDRAVALVQAGKAAAVVTNPIQKSSLYAAGFRHPGHTEYLAHLAGLSEEPIMMLAAADLRVVPVTIHVSVRDAVDLLTTDAIIHAGRVTAAALKRDFGIERPRLAVAGLNPHAGEGGAMGREEIDVIGPAIAMLRADGIDVSGPRPPDTMFHAAARRGYDAALCMYHDQALIPVKTVDFDSGVNITLGLPFVRTSPDHGTALDIAGTGAANATSLIAALKTAAEMARNRQKPVTL, from the coding sequence ATGGCCGCCCTGCCGGGCAGCTCGCCGCTGGCCCTCACCATGGGCGAGCCGGCCGGCATCGGCGGGGACATCACCCTGAAGGCCTGGGCGGCGCGCCATGAGCTGGCGGTGCCGCCCTTTGTTGTCCTGGACGACCCCGACCGGCTGAGCGCATTGGCTGCAACGCTGGGAATGACGGTGCCGGTCAGGGAAGTCGAGTCACCCGGCGAAGCGGTGGGTCTGTTCAATCAGGCCCTGCCGGTGCTGCCGGTGCGGCTCGACAATCCGGTCGTTGCCGGCACCCCCAATCCGGCCAATGGTGCAGCAGTCATTGCCAGCATCGACCGCGCGGTCGCCCTGGTGCAGGCGGGAAAAGCCGCCGCCGTGGTCACCAATCCCATTCAGAAATCGTCGCTCTATGCCGCCGGCTTCCGTCATCCCGGCCACACCGAATATCTGGCGCATCTGGCCGGCCTGAGCGAGGAGCCGATCATGATGCTTGCCGCCGCCGACCTGCGGGTGGTGCCGGTTACCATCCATGTGTCGGTGCGTGATGCGGTCGATCTGCTGACCACGGACGCCATCATCCATGCCGGCCGAGTCACCGCGGCCGCGCTGAAACGCGACTTCGGGATCGAACGGCCCCGGCTGGCTGTCGCCGGCCTCAATCCCCATGCGGGGGAGGGGGGTGCGATGGGGCGCGAGGAGATCGATGTGATCGGCCCCGCCATCGCGATGTTGCGTGCCGACGGCATCGACGTGTCCGGTCCGCGTCCGCCCGACACCATGTTCCACGCCGCGGCCCGTCGCGGCTACGACGCCGCGCTGTGCATGTACCACGATCAGGCGCTGATCCCGGTGAAGACTGTGGATTTCGACAGCGGCGTGAACATCACTCTGGGACTGCCCTTCGTCCGCACCTCGCCCGACCACGGGACGGCCCTGGATATCGCCGGGACCGGGGCGGCGAACGCGACGAGCCTGATCGCGGCGCTGAAGACGGCGGCGGAAATGGCACGGAACCGGCAGAAGCCGGTCACTCTCTGA
- the rpoZ gene encoding DNA-directed RNA polymerase subunit omega, giving the protein MARVTVEDCVLKVPNRFELVMMAAQRAREVASGAPLSIDRDNDKNPVVALREIADETVSLEYLKNALIKGHQKHVEPDEPEEEIVELMAGENDWAARGNASLGDEDGMSESDGEELGEDDDVAADMDAEPGAGFAMTEDPDGDL; this is encoded by the coding sequence ATGGCCCGCGTTACCGTTGAAGATTGCGTCCTGAAGGTTCCGAACCGTTTCGAGCTGGTCATGATGGCTGCCCAGCGCGCCCGCGAGGTTGCGAGCGGCGCCCCGCTGTCGATCGATCGCGACAACGACAAGAACCCGGTCGTGGCGCTCCGCGAGATCGCGGACGAGACGGTGTCGCTGGAGTATCTGAAGAACGCCCTGATCAAGGGCCACCAGAAGCATGTCGAGCCGGACGAGCCGGAAGAAGAGATCGTCGAGCTGATGGCCGGCGAGAACGATTGGGCCGCCCGCGGCAACGCCTCGCTGGGCGATGAAGACGGCATGAGCGAGAGCGACGGCGAAGAGTTGGGCGAGGACGACGACGTCGCCGCCGACATGGACGCCGAGCCGGGCGCCGGTTTCGCCATGACCGAGGATCCCGACGGAGACCTCTGA
- the guaA gene encoding glutamine-hydrolyzing GMP synthase has translation MSSAASLSAERVLILDFGSQVTQLIARRVRESGVYCEIHPFGMSDERIREYDPKAIILSGSPASVTEANGPRAPQAVFDLKVPVLGICYGQQTMCHQLGGTVSGSDHREFGRAFIEIKEPCALFDGLWEIGSKEQVWMSHGDRVTALPDGFRAVAVSDGAPFAAIADDSRRMYGVQFHPEVVHTPHGAQLLANFVHRVAGIKGDWTMAAFKSQAIEKIRAQVGTGKVICGLSGGVDSSVAAVLIHEAIGDQLTCIFVDTGLMRAGESEEVVRLFRDHYNIPLVHREAADLFLGKLAGVTDPEQKRKIIGGLFIEVFDEESAKVGGAEFLAQGTLYPDVIESVSFTGGPSVTIKSHHNVGGLPERMKLKLVEPLRELFKDEVRALGRELGLPPAFIGRHPFPGPGLAIRVPGEITPEKLEILRKADTVYLEEIRNAGLYDAIWQAFAVLLPVRTVGVMGDGRTYDHVLALRAVTSTDGMTADWYPFPHDFLARVSNRIVNEVRGVNRVVYDITSKPPGTIEWE, from the coding sequence ATGTCCAGCGCCGCTTCCCTTTCCGCCGAACGCGTCCTCATTCTCGATTTCGGGTCGCAGGTCACCCAGCTCATCGCCCGCCGCGTGCGCGAGAGCGGTGTCTATTGCGAGATCCATCCCTTCGGCATGAGCGACGAGCGCATCCGCGAGTATGACCCGAAGGCGATCATCCTGTCCGGCAGCCCGGCCTCCGTCACCGAGGCGAACGGCCCGCGCGCGCCGCAGGCGGTGTTCGACCTGAAGGTGCCGGTGCTCGGCATCTGCTACGGCCAGCAGACCATGTGCCACCAGCTGGGCGGCACCGTTTCCGGCTCCGACCACCGCGAGTTCGGCCGCGCCTTCATCGAGATCAAGGAGCCCTGCGCCCTGTTCGACGGGCTGTGGGAGATCGGGTCCAAGGAACAGGTTTGGATGAGCCACGGCGACCGCGTCACCGCGCTGCCGGACGGCTTCCGCGCCGTGGCGGTCAGCGACGGCGCGCCCTTCGCCGCCATCGCCGACGACAGCCGCCGCATGTACGGCGTGCAGTTCCACCCGGAGGTGGTCCATACCCCGCACGGTGCCCAGCTGCTGGCGAACTTCGTCCACCGCGTCGCCGGCATCAAGGGCGACTGGACGATGGCCGCCTTCAAGAGCCAAGCCATCGAGAAGATCCGCGCCCAGGTCGGCACCGGCAAGGTGATCTGCGGCCTGTCGGGCGGCGTCGATTCGTCGGTCGCGGCGGTGCTGATCCATGAGGCCATCGGCGACCAGCTGACCTGCATCTTCGTCGACACCGGCCTGATGCGCGCCGGCGAGTCGGAAGAGGTCGTTCGGCTGTTCCGCGACCATTACAACATCCCGCTGGTCCACCGCGAGGCGGCCGATCTGTTCCTTGGCAAGCTGGCCGGCGTCACCGATCCGGAGCAGAAGCGCAAGATCATCGGCGGCCTGTTCATCGAGGTCTTCGACGAGGAGAGCGCCAAGGTCGGCGGTGCGGAGTTCCTGGCCCAGGGCACCCTCTACCCCGACGTGATCGAGAGCGTGTCCTTCACCGGCGGTCCGTCCGTCACCATCAAGTCGCACCACAATGTCGGCGGCCTGCCGGAACGGATGAAGCTGAAGCTGGTGGAGCCGCTGCGCGAGCTGTTCAAGGACGAGGTGCGCGCCTTGGGCCGCGAACTCGGCCTGCCGCCGGCCTTCATCGGCCGCCACCCCTTCCCCGGACCGGGCCTCGCCATCCGCGTTCCCGGCGAGATCACCCCGGAGAAGCTGGAGATCCTGCGCAAGGCCGACACGGTCTATCTGGAGGAAATCCGCAACGCCGGCCTCTATGATGCGATCTGGCAGGCCTTCGCGGTTCTGTTGCCGGTCCGCACCGTCGGCGTGATGGGCGACGGCCGCACCTACGACCATGTGCTGGCGCTGCGCGCCGTGACCTCCACCGACGGCATGACCGCCGACTGGTATCCCTTCCCCCACGACTTCCTGGCGCGCGTGTCCAACCGCATCGTCAACGAGGTCCGCGGCGTCAACCGCGTGGTCTACGACATCACCTCGAAGCCGCCCGGCACCATCGAGTGGGAGTGA